From a single Miscanthus floridulus cultivar M001 chromosome 8, ASM1932011v1, whole genome shotgun sequence genomic region:
- the LOC136476657 gene encoding polygalacturonase-like: MARINAYSLTLLLFCYVLSGVAEAAYNVAGFGAKPDCRTDSSGAFASAWSAACRSREPTTVHVPNGHFLLSCAAFTGPCSSRVMLQVDGTLVVPSGYTSGGDNGWIVFDHVDGLTVSGGTVDGRGEALWACKVAGHGGCPSGATSLKVLNSRDVVISGLTSVDSELYHVVIDGCEGVTVQDVQIVAPGSSPNADGIHVQASSQVTVTRTSIQIGDDCSQQPHPTSIEA; encoded by the exons ATGGCTCGCATCAACGCTTATTCCCTAACGTTGCTGCTCTTTTGCTACGTTTTGTCAGGTGTAGCTGAAGCGGCGTACAATGTCGCTGGTTTCGGAGCGAAGCCCGACTGCCGGACGGACTCGTCCGGCGCGTTCGCCAGTGCCTGGTCCGCCGCTTGCCGGTCACGGGAGCCGACGACCGTGCACGTGCCGAACGGGCACTTCCTGCTCAGCTGTGCGGCCTTCACTGGCCCATGCTCTAGCAGGGTGATGCTTCAGGTCGATGGTACGCTTGTTGTGCCATCAGGCTACACCAGCGGCGGGGACAACGGCTGGATCGTGTTCGACCACGTCGACGGCCTCACCGTGTCGGGCGGTACCGTCGACGGCCGCGGCGAGGCGCTGTGGGCGTGCAAGGTTGCCGGGCACGGCGGGTGCCCCAGTGGAGCAACA TCGCTGAAGGTGCTGAACTCGAGGGACGTGGTGATCAGTGGCCTAACCTCGGTCGACAGCGAGCTATACCACGTCGTGATCGACGGCTGCGAGGGCGTCACGGTGCAGGACGTACAGATCGTCGCCCCGGGAAGCAGCCCCAACGCGGACGGGATCCACGTGCAGGCCTCGTCCCAGGTCACGGTCACCCGGACCAGCATCCAGATCGGGGACGACTGCAGCCAGCAGCCACATCCCACGTCAATTGAAGCCTGA
- the LOC136476670 gene encoding uncharacterized protein encodes MRRSERTFVVGDFVYLKLQPYVQSSLAPQARQKLSFRYFGPYKVIDRIGSVAYKLELPPSSSIHLVFHMSLLKPAPSMKYIVSPSLPDIDDNLQVPEAVLQREGSVPQLLIKWSGLDPSLATWEDTEAIHQQFPQAPA; translated from the coding sequence ATGCGCCGGTCCGAGCGCACCTTCGTCGTCGGCGACTTTGTCTACCTAAAGCTACAGCCGTACGTGCAGTCCTCATTGGCGCCGCAAGCCCGTCAGAAGCTCTCCTTCCGCTACTTTGGCCCCTACAAGGTGATCGACCGCATCGGCTCCGTCGCCTACAAGCTTGAACTTCCTCCTTCTTCGTCGATTCATCTGGTCTTCCACATGTCGCTCCTCAAGCCGGCACCCTCGATGAAGTACATCGTCTCGCCATCGCTTCCTGACATCGACGACAACCTACAAGTGCCTGAAGCAGTACTCCAGCGTGAAGGCTCAGTACCCCAGCTCCTCATCAAGTGGTCAGGCCTCGACCCTTCACTGGCAACATGGGAAGACACAGAAGCCATCCATCAGCAGTTCCCACAAGCTCCGGCCTAG
- the LOC136476683 gene encoding uncharacterized protein, with amino-acid sequence MQGAFRGRKSKPTQNVVAIVDFDLKFTCIVAGWEDSAHDALILADAIERDDGLSVLEDKFYLVDAGYAWWPGFMPPYRVKCYLTALHRMPTVNVFGDGAAEGFVTAASLMGVGVPAAAPAPIVGAPPPTSANGQPPATVNGAVAAAAGNGAATSARPPMRQGFKEKDVNQVAEALREFSGEEVTSAQVYNHLRKWRQRWGRVCKLKDLSGALWDDDTKTIMLEQGHYVGHVKDHPKDVDFLKTPIRFYEQMETIFGSSMATGRFSLGSNEALGVNNNTIDTSAWKILGGHIWEPAVMYMSGFSEESMIVDFSHLWDNMSQGRAFVDMVDNHRVLWLSTFLAKNYYL; translated from the exons ATGCAAGGTGCCTTTAGGGGTAGGAAGAGTAAACCCACACAAAATGTAGTGGCTATTGTGGACTTTGATCTCAAGTTCACCTGCATAGTAGCTGGGTGGGAGGATTCAGCACATGACGCTTTGATACTGGCTGATGCTATTGAGAGAGATGATGGGCTGAGTGTACTAGAAG ACAAGTTCTACCTAGTTGATGCAGGCTATGCTTGGTGGCCGGGGTTCATGCCACCCTACAGAG TTAAATGCTACCTTACTGCCCTACATAGGATGCCTACTGTCAATGTGTTTGGTGATGGTGCTGCTGAGGGCTTTGTCACTGCTGCCTCACTCATGGGGGTTggggtgcctgctgctgctcctgcccCTATTGTTGGGGCTCCTCCACCTACTAGTGCTAATGGGCAACCACCTGCTACTGTCAATggggctgttgctgctgctgctggcaatGGGGCTGCTACTAGTGCTAGGCCACCTATGAG ACAAGGGTTTAAGGAGAAGGATGTAAACCAGGTGGCTGAGGCCCTTAGGGAGTTTTCTGGTGAGGAGGTGACTTCCGCACAGGTGTACAACCACCTTAGGAAGTGGAGACAAAGGTGGGGAAGGGTGTGCAAGTTGAAGGATCTAAGTGGGGCACTTTGGGATGATGACACCAAGACCATCATGCTGGAGCAAGGTCACTATGTTGGTCATGTTAAG GACCACCCCAAGGATGTTGACTTCCTCAAAACCCCAATAAGGTTCTATGAGCAGATGGAGACCATCTTTGGCAGCTCCATGGCCACTGGTAGATTTTCTCTAGGCTCAAATGAGGCCCTTGGGGTGAACAACAACACAATTGACACATCAGCGTGGAAGATTCTTGGAGGGCACATTTGGGAGCCA GCTGTCATGTACATGTCTGGTTTCTCAGAGGAGTCTATGATTGTTGATTTTAGCCACCTGTGGGACAACATGTCCCAAGGTAGGGCTTTTGTGGACATGGTGGACAACCATAGAGTTCTCTGGCTTAGCACTTTCCTGGCCAAGAACTACTACCTCTAG